AATGATAAAGGCCTAGCCTTAGATGGAAAACCGAACAATCATATTGGCTAGACTAATTTAAACACAAATTCCCATCATTAGCCTACCTATTAGACAGGGCAAATCCCAGAACGATCTGATTAtggtcactaccaaacttttctcaatatTGATTCTATACTAGGCTACTTCATTTTATTGACTAATTTGCCTACAATAATGTCTGAAGAAATATTCTTCTTGTGTTCATGCTTTCATTCTTGCATTCATGCTGTGTTGTAactgctcttcctctccagtTGTCCACTGCATAATCTTACTTATGCGTGGGTGACATTTTATGATTAGGCCTAGTtaatattctatattctattctattccattcaGGTGTAAAGTTATGTGCAGTGTAAATTTTGGTCATGTTCATGTTAGTAAATGTACATAAATAATATAACATTAATGCCAATGCAGACTCATATTAAACatgcaaattatctcattaactaGGCTATATATGCATGATATAtaaatgtcccaagcagaaatgaATTCTACGCAAAAaaaagtgctttacaaagcgATCTTAATCATATTGTTCTGGGTTTTGCCCTAGCTATAAGGAAATAGAATTAGACAATGTTCCCCACTGTGGAATGTAGAAAGGGATGCTACAAGAACTGTATAAACACACCCAACATCTTAAAAGGTTGCTGAGAAATTGGcttacttcctgtttcgtgaTCTCTACGTCatgtttgattggctgtcacggcCAAATGCCCTTGAATTTCAAGATGttgaatgcatttgtgtgtcatggtctgaagatcatCTGAACGATGTTTCGAGAAGATTACAAAAAATTGTGACAAGATAAACCTTTTAAAGGTTATGGATCAAATCAAAGcagaaaatccaatatggctaAAAAAGACATTAAACGTGTGTTGAACTCGGcttggcccaagggttccagAGATACATTGTTGAAAATGGATGAACAGGTCAAAAGTTAATGAACATTCATGCATGTCCAACTcagacctgttggtggcgctagagctcTCGAGCTTGCATTGCTTACACAGTATCACCACTTGAATCCGAGAAATGGGTGGTCTGCTGTTAAATTATTACAATATTGGGgaattattacattatcaggaccTGTGAAATGAAGGCTAACCTGATAATGTTATAACCTCCCGTTAATGCAAtatgttattacattattggtaaAAAACGTATGGCATTATTGGGGAATgcactttattacattatcgggaagTTATTCCATTAtcaggttgtattacattttcaatggatTCAAGTGATTTTTTATTACATTGTCagggttattacattatcggggatTTATTACATCATCAGGTTCTACAAGGATTGGCATAGATagcagcaaagatccttaattattgacctCTCTCTTctatttaaccctctctgataacAGTAGGATTGGTTTCTGTTGTCGGTGTCTTTTGCTCTGTGAACTTGCACAAGCAAACTTGCTCATcactaaaatactgtaaaaccaTTGTGAGACTCTCTGATCAGTTGGAGCAGTTTGATTTCTCTTTTGTTGAGATTACAAGTTTCGGGCAATCACAACAATTTTCTTTGGGCTGTTTTCATATTGGGCTATAGGCCCAAGTTTCATTCGACAAtgcaagttcaagttcaagtattTATTTGCCATTTGCTCAAGTATAATGTACAGGTGCATTGAAATGCTTGTGTGGATCACTCAGTCAGATATAGGACGTCTCTTGAATAGGACATTCCATGACCacatttgtttataaattcaaAAGTGCCTCGGAGCCTCAATGTCAACACTGTTTCTTTGCATTGATTTGGTAccttagaggtcaaaggtcacaatcgattaatctgcgctatatttttttaatcagttaattTTCCTAAAATTAATTAATTGAAATTAATCAGTTAATTTGACAGCCCTACTAAATAGTTGTCTGTACTCGGCTTGACCCTAGGCTACTTGGCCAGTTGACCATACGTCAAAGCTGACATCAGAGAACACTTGAACCTCACCAATTCAGGTTACAATAGAGCTGTGTCCTGTGAAGGATTCATTATattgcctccctccctataATAGTAGCCCAATATCGGTCATAATGTTCTGTGAGGAGTAATGAGACGAACTTGCTATTTCCCCATTTTATTGGCTATTCTTAAGACTTGTGGTCCAAATATCATGACACAAGTTTTAAAAGGTACATAATTTAAGAGCCTAATATGAGCCTATAAAATGACATAGCTTACATGTGTATCACTGCTGAAAATGCTGAAAGGAGACCGGAGAACAATTATGAAGTGTAGAAAAGAAGAGACAATTCttgcctttttttctttattttgactttttgtttcttttttaattttttttaatcaggtgAAGAAAAATACCTTTTTTGTTCTGTATAATAAAATATGTTAACTTTATTCATTTTtatgaagaaaaaacaaaacaacaagaaaataaaaacagaaggaaaaacaaaacaaaacaaaacaaaacatatctTTTCTGTCTCCCTCATTGTAAACGTCGGGAGTTGCTGCATTGCATGAGGTTAAGCAAATACAACAGACGGAACGAGAGGGTTGGATGGGGAGTGGGGTCAGGGATTGATGttaagacaaaaaaataaaggataatgggaaggaggagggagaaaggagaggatgaatgaatgaagggaGGAAAAGAACGTACAAAAAAATGCGCATTGCAAATGGGCGGGGTGGAAGGGGCGGAGCAGGCAAGGcaagagagtctctctctctctctctggcgggGTTCAAAGGTCACTCTCTCCGTAGAGGGCGGTGGAGAAGGACATGTAGTCGAGTGCACCAGGCACAGCATCGGGGCCAGTGTAGGGCGCCATGCGGGCAATGCAGTACTCGGCCTGGTCAGGGGGCAGCTCACGACGAAGCTCGTCCGCCAGGATGTAGTTCTGGATGAgggtagagaggaagaggaaggtgtGGAGAGGTGGTGAGAATAGAAGGGcagagacagaggacagagcAGATAAGACAgaagatggagggggggggccaTACCACAGAGTTAGAGTTTATGATAAAATACATTTCAGAGATTCCACTGAATACCAGGGGGGTGTCTGTCTTCGTTGTTCAACCGCTCATCCTCTGCCCCACACTATAGTCTTGGCATACACTGTTTCTTAGCAGCAGAAAAATGTCCCTCTGCCACCATATTGAGTGAGGGATAATGGCACAATCATTTGTAAACTTGCGTTTCCTCACTTTACATACCAATCTGAACATTCACCCTACTGTATTCACTCCATATTCTCTCTCAATAACTGTCAAATGTGACATCCTGAAATCGCTTGTTTGCGTGGTGTCCGACAAAATACGTAATCAAAAATTAATAAATGGTTTGACTGGAtaacacatatatactgtatgttgcaatATTCCTTGAGACGTTCCACATCATCTTTATTCATTAAGACCAATTAAGAGCAATTCTCAACCAATTCACTCTAAGTTTGTTTCTCAATAATCCTCACCTTGTCCCCAGCCAGTACTTTGAAGGAGGCCATGACCTGGTCGGCAGTGTCTGTGTCGGCGGTCTCGCGGGACATGAAGTCGATGAAGGCCTGGAAAGTGACCACTCCCAACCTGTTGGGGTCCACGATGCTCATGATGCGGGCAAACTCTGCCTCTCCCTAGGGACAACAGAGAGGAATTAACAAAGCCAGATGTAGAGACATTTCTACATAGCAATGTGACCAGTAGGATGACAAAGGGGGCAAGTCATCAGTGTGATCATAGCAAGGCCATACCCATTGAGTCAacatggggtgggtgggtgacatATTTATATCTGTTTTGATTTTACAGCAGTGTCTAATAGTAGCCAATTACATAACCCTGTTCTTCCTCTTTTCATGTTATTCTGTCTTATGGCATTCCATAACTATAATTGTCGCCAAAACTGCCATTTATCTTATTGGAGCTGTTTGGAACCTGCGTCCATGAGGAGGCACGTGACAATACAGGAGGTCTGTAAATTCTGAAAATTCAGTTGGAGTGCCTGAACTGGAACAGAAAAACCTTCCAGAAATTACAAACCATCATCTAGTTTACATCGTTCACATGCCTCCTTTGTTTTGCAGGTGCAAGGAAATAAATCCTAATGAAATAtgacctctctctttttctaattATCTCATGCCCTCAATATTGGGGGATACTTTTTCAAAGTAGGACCCACAAATATAAATCCTTAcataatagtaggcctacctcaAATATATTTCATACCGTGTAAGATTCAATGTAAATTGCCAGAGTGACCTCTAGAGGGCACTCATGTATAACATAACTCAGAACCACATGTACAGCTCTGACATGTTTTTTGCATCATTCTAGAACATTACGATGTATTGAAAAACATGTTAAGTAATAAATAACAATTAAAATCAAGGAGAACAACGTTTCTGTAACATATACAATGTTATACTGATGATGTATGTGGTTAATGCATAATGGTGTGGTTTTACCATATTGTGACCCAGAGAGATGAGGCATTTTTTGAAGTCATCCATATCCATGAATCCTGTTTTCTTCTACAGGAGCCCATTAGGGACCAACACAACAAGGGGGAAAAAGTGGGATACAAGAGAAGAATagaagagaaagcaagagaagagaagagagaccaaagtacagaggagagagggaaggagagaaggaaagaaacaagtAGAAGGGGCAGAGCAcaacagaggagagcagagggccaGAATAAACATATCCCACAGAGGGATGGGAAAAAAGAGACATGATCCGAAAAAGAGGGGATGGGAAGGTAACCAGGAGATCGAACCAGAGAGAAGGGCAAGTGGGAAGGAggacagaagaaagaaaaaaagacaaaaaaaaggaaaaacacaaagaaaaaaaaaaaacaggttaatGCCAGGTTGGGCAATAAAGGGGGGTTTGACAGGTACCTGTGGGTCGTTGGCGATATCGAAGCCGAGGCTGATCAGGCAGGCCTTGAACTCCTCAGCCCCAAGAGTGCCCGAGTGATCCTAGAGTGCAGCGGGCAGTGCCAGGCATCAGGTGGCGGGCACCGGCatgcagcacacatacacacgcacacacaatcacagggGAGTGGAGGGGTAGGGGGGGTGGTGAGGTGGAGTGAGGGTGTGGGGCATGcgtaggggtggggggggggtgacagggagaggggatggggttgggggtggggagggggggtatgggggttgggggtgggcatgcaccaaagacagagagacacagaaacacacattagAGTGCATAACACGCAGACGTTAGGAACCTTCTGCGAGTAGCTACTGGgggcgtgtgtgtacgtgcgtgtgtatgcatgtatgtgtgtgtgcgtgtgtgtgtgtgtatgtgtgcgtgtgtgtgtgtgtgtgcgtgtgtgtgtgtgtgtgtgtgtgtgtgtgcgtgtgtgtgcgtgtgtgtgtgtgtgcatgtgtgtttgtttgggctgCTGTGGCCACGGCATTCCAAGGCATTAGATGGCAGGCGTGACAGGCAGCTCTATAcagcctcgtgtgtgtgtgtatgtgtaggccaGTGGTGGTTACTAGCATCATGACCAGCACAACTGCACTTTAATAAATACACAATTGTGAtacacatctctttctctttctctcactgtctgtttCTACAACTACACATGTATATTTACAACTCATCATGACACACATCACTTGAACATTTGAGAAAAAAATGCAGCCATTACCTACTGTACACTACCCTCTTTTCATTGAAACTCTCAACTCTGCCAGAGTAAAACTAAAGGCATAATTGTCTAATGACGATTCGAGAAAGAAAATGTTAATGTGTGACCCAGCCGAGTCAGTTGCTTTGTGAAATAGTCCACGAGGCCTAATAATGAGAGGAACAGGGCCATTGATTAGAGCCCACCAGCATTGGCTCACGGTGGAAAAAATGCATGAGGTAATGGAGAGTTGCTCTCCGCATGCAGCCGAGATgggctctgtgtgctgtgcagcgCACCTACTGGAGCATGTGATGCTAAATAAGGAGTCAGCCGCCCATAACTGGTAATGTGCTTCATCCTTCTCTTAAGCCTTGTCTGTTCTGTaaacaatgagtgtgtgtgcgtgtgtgtgtgtgtgtgtgtgtgtgtgtgtgtgtgtgtgtgtgtgtgtgtgtgtgtgtgagagagagagagagagagagactgagagagagagagagagagagagagagagagagaaaggaaagagagtaTGTTCTATGCTGTTCTCTCATCTAAATCGCTGCAGTATTCTTTTAGGATGAGGCAAAACTTtcaagagcctgtgtgtgtgtgtgtgtatgtgtatgagtgtgtgcgtgtgtctgtactgATAGATGATCGGCTGTCTCCGAAGCACTGTACTTTGTCTTTTTCCATCTTAGTTATTCTAACAACGCAACACAGGCAGACCATGCACTAAATAATGCAGAGTGTGTCTGACTGCCCATACACCatgtctatggtttggaccaaACACTATTAGTCTTCAAAcccacactcattctctcacctCAGACCCTTCAAATGTGACTGTGTGGATGGGCAGAGAATACATCAGCATCTGCACTATGAAACACTAGtctatacaaactaacaaacTGTCATGTATAAATGGGAGAAACACCTTTTCATCCATCTCAATATACATTTCTGTCTTGCTCTGAGTCTTCTTCTTTGTATTGCTTTCGATTTTTTATCTTATTTCATGGTCAGTCTGTTGGTCTCTTACCCTATCAAAGTGGTTGAAGGAGGCTCTGAACTCGTTCAGCTGTTCCTGGGTTATGCCTTTGGCATCTCTGGTGAGGATCTGGTTCTCGATCTCGTTGATGGTGCGTGCGATGGTGGTGAGAAGCTGCTCCCAGCCCACACGGATGTGCTGgcagacaagagagagggagagagagagaggcaatggAAGAAGGATGGATTAGCATCACTTACTGTAATTGTTCAATTTCAACAGtcatgtgtgttttcatatgcATTAACAAGCACACAGTATGTCGATATCAGAGAGTTGGTGTAGGTTTAATTTCTATGtcaatatgcatgtgtgtcagtaGCAGAATAGCTTCTTAGTGATATGTGCTTTCAGCATCTTTTCATGtctctgtgtacatgtgtgtgtgtgtgtgtgtgtgtgtgtgtgtgtgtgtgtgtgtgtgtgtgaatagctaCCTCCATGgtgtagttagtgtgtttgttgtcGAAGATGAGGGCTTCCTGAATGAGCTGGTGGTCTCCCTCCAGCTGGTCGATCTTTGGCTTGTAGTTGACGATGCTCTTCTCATACTGACGCAGGTGGTTCAGCTGATCCTCCAGGGTGCCGTGCATCTCAATGGAGATACGGCCAATCTCCTgcaatacaaacacaagcacacacacacaacacacacacacacacacacacacacacacacacacacacacacacacacacacacacacacacacacacacacacacacacacacacacacacacacataattgttGACAGAAATCATACACCGTGATACAATGCACCTACACTCATTTGTATAGTAGTAACGTCCAGTACAATTTCCACTACATTTGCACAACAGACAATTATTTTGGGTATTCTAGGAGCTGAGTAGGCTTTGAAAGAAATGTGCTAAAAAATGGTAAGTGTCGGTGATGATGAGCAGAGGACCATAATAGACACATATAGGAGTTAACAGAACAGACTTTAATATGGTAAACGAACCTCCATCTTGGTCTGGATCCAGGGCCCGATGACGTTGGCCTGGTTGGCAAACTGTCGTCTGAGTCGCTCGTTGTTCTGTTGGCGGGCGTGCTCCTCAATCAGGGCCTGGTCTCTCTGAGGGACCAGCTGCCTAacctggagaggagggggggggggggggtggcagacagacagagaaagacgtTAAGAGTTATAAAGCGTTATTATTAAAGTAAACACAAACGATCAATTTAAGAGTGAGGCTGGAGGGGGAACAAGTAAAAACAAGTTTTAAGTTCTGTCAAAAGTTGTTTCAACTTTTAACAACATATAATGTTGTGTGATGCTTTATCAAAACTAGCATGTCCTACATTAACTCGTGTCAGAAACTGTCTAAATTTCACCGAAGACAGAGTAAAAACGGTTAAGCATGGTCGGCACTGACCTTGTCCCACTTGGTGTTGATCTCCTGAGGGTTAATGGTGGTGTAAGGGTTGGTGCCGGCCATGTTGACGTGGTAGGTCTGCACGATCTTGGCAATCTCATTGTGGATGCCCAGGATGGCCTGTCTCTCCTTGTCCGCCTCGGGGAGGGTCGCCTTGAACTGCTCATGAGCTGTGCTcaagccctacacacacacacgccaacacaagccatgagaaaaacacacacatggacacaccttCGATTAAACACTAATAAtgcatattacattatattacattacattacatttggctgacgctttttgaccaaagcgacttacaatatggtaaaaaaaaaatgttcagagcaattctaacaacaattttacaacaataaacGAAAACCACaacaagtgcatcaatgagtagtaagtgcatcaatgtgtgtgcaaggatcagcaagactagttgtagtGAGTACATCATAATGTAAATCACAAAGTAAAGACAATGTAGGAGGGCATGGCTATAGGTAGACACCTATGTCAGGGTAGTTCAGGTCCAGCACACATTGTAAATGGTAATCAATCACTATGCAAgacacacaattgcacacacagacaaacatgggcaactctctctcatacaccacacacacacacacacacacacacacacacacacacacacacatacacacctgtatCTCCTCGATGGTGTGCACAATGAAGGTGTCCTGCAAGTCCTCCATAGCTCCCTCCATCCAGTTGTTGAAAGGGGCGGCACGTTTGGCAAACTCGAGATACAACTGATCAATGGTCTCCAGCAATTTCTCAGTCCGCTgtagcacaacacacagacgtGTCACaggtgagtactgtatgtgtctctttGTATGTGCAGAAGAGTGCATGAATGGATGAAAGAGTAAATGCACACatgaaatactgtgtgtgtgtgtgtgtgtgtgtgtgcatgtgagagaaagtgtACCACAACCCTAGTCAGAAAACTGCTCTAGTTTTCATGTCAATTTCTTCTCCTTCTatcttgtgtgttttcttccataaaatatatgtatttatgtgtgatgtgtaatCTATCGTGTCTTTGAGTGCCTAGAAAAGCGGCATAAAATTAAATATATAACTAATATAATCATTACTCatgcttgtgggtgtgtgtgcatgtgtgtgtgtgtgtgtgtgtgtgtgtgtgtgtgtgtgtgtgtgtgtgtgcgtgcgtgtgtgtgtgagtgcgctacCTGTAGAGCTTCACTACGTTTCTGAGTCATTGCTCCCAGAGCGTCCCACTGATCACAGATCTTTTGGCAGCGTGCGTTCACACTGGGAGAGTCGTAGTAGTCTAACTCACTGTAACAGACCcagacaaaacagacacaactctcagtcacacacacacacacagttgtgaaGGTTTACCATACATGTGCCATTTCCTTTGATTCAGTGATTCTATTTGTGTTCAACGGTCAGCCATGATGACTCAGCCAGCCCAAAGAAGCTCTGACAAACATTTGACCATTTCAAGTAATTCACTGGGCCTTTAGTCATGGCTAATGGACTCCAATAGGCATATATTCAGCCCCATATTAGGACCACAAGATATGTGTCCTAATAGCCAAAACCAGAACTACAATAGCCAAAACCAGAGTAATCAAAACCTAGATTCACCAAGCAAGTCTCTTACTGTATTACAGCTCCAATGCAATATTGTAAAATACTATCAAATACTATCAAATAACATGTTAAGCGATAGTTCGCTAGTCCTGATTTGtttttaagaaaattgtcatttCACAAATAGGATATTGTAGTATCTTAAGATCTAACCCAATATAGATGTTTAGGTTGCTTGTCATAAATGTGTAGCCTAGCCATGGGCGTTATGGGAACGCAGCTGAGGCTGGCAGCTTACTTGAGCTCCTGGGCGATGGCTGCGATCTGCTCCACGCGGTCCTGATGTGCGGCCAGGTCGCTCTCGAACGCTTCGTGCTTCTTCAGCAGGGCCTTGATCTCCGAGAGCGTGGCCGTCTCATAGTCCCGATGCTGCAGCATCTCCTCCTTGCCTGCGGGGGGAGACAGAGGATTAGAGAGAAGCCGCTACATCACTTCTCAGCAGTTTCTGTTATTTCTGgccattatacagtatgtgctccaCAGACAAAAATAGACCTCACATTAGGACTCTGCTGCATTAAACACAACTGGACTTGCTGTTAGTTCAGGCTCATTTCTGTTGGTGAAAGCCATTTCATACCATGAACATTCAGGCCTGTTGGGTTTCTAGTCTATACATGTGACAGAGTGAATGAGAATGGAAAcgcgagggggagaggggggagtgaaAGATAGtctattgtgttttaaatgcaGGCTGCTCCCTACCATCAGTCCAGGCCTCGTGGATGGCGGCTTTCTGGCGGAACTTCTCAGCGAGGTGGTCGAGTCTCTCCAGCCTACGGATCTCGTTCAGCAGCCACTCCTCATAGCCCTTCTCAGCACCCTCCAGGGATCCCCATGCATTGGCAATGTCCTggattcatacacacaaacacacacacacacaaagcaaacagataaacacatagaagagtcatacacacacacatcacacatgtacGTACAGACAGGAACCATGTCAAGA
The genomic region above belongs to Sardina pilchardus chromosome 20, fSarPil1.1, whole genome shotgun sequence and contains:
- the actn1 gene encoding alpha-actinin-1 isoform X3, which codes for MDHYDDGDENCYMPQEDDWDRDLLLDPAWEKQQRKTFTAWCNSHLRKAGTQIENIEEDFRDGLKLMLLLEVISGERLAKPERGKMRVHKISNVNKALDFIASKGVKLVSIGAEEIVDGNAKMTLGMIWTIILRFAIQDISVEETSAKEGLLLWCQRKTAPYKNVNIQNFHISWKDGLGFCALIHRHRPELIDYGKLRKDDPMTNLNTAFDVAEKYLDIPKMLDAEDIVGTARPDEKAIMTYVSSFYHAFSGAQKAETAANRICKVLAVNQENEQLMEDYEKLASDLLEWIRRTIPWLENRAPENTMQAMQQKLEDFRDYRRLHKPPKVQEKCQLEINFNTLQTKLRLSNRPAFMPSEGKMVSDIANAWGSLEGAEKGYEEWLLNEIRRLERLDHLAEKFRQKAAIHEAWTDGKEEMLQHRDYETATLSEIKALLKKHEAFESDLAAHQDRVEQIAAIAQELNELDYYDSPSVNARCQKICDQWDALGAMTQKRSEALQRTEKLLETIDQLYLEFAKRAAPFNNWMEGAMEDLQDTFIVHTIEEIQGLSTAHEQFKATLPEADKERQAILGIHNEIAKIVQTYHVNMAGTNPYTTINPQEINTKWDKVRQLVPQRDQALIEEHARQQNNERLRRQFANQANVIGPWIQTKMEEIGRISIEMHGTLEDQLNHLRQYEKSIVNYKPKIDQLEGDHQLIQEALIFDNKHTNYTMEHIRVGWEQLLTTIARTINEIENQILTRDAKGITQEQLNEFRASFNHFDRKKTGFMDMDDFKKCLISLGHNMGEAEFARIMSIVDPNRLGVVTFQAFIDFMSRETADTDTADQVMASFKVLAGDKNYILADELRRELPPDQAEYCIARMAPYTGPDAVPGALDYMSFSTALYGESDL
- the actn1 gene encoding alpha-actinin-1 isoform X4, yielding MDHYDDGDENCYMPQEDDWDRDLLLDPAWEKQQRKTFTAWCNSHLRKAGTQIENIEEDFRDGLKLMLLLEVISGERLAKPERGKMRVHKISNVNKALDFIASKGVKLVSIGAEEIVDGNAKMTLGMIWTIILRFAIQDISVEETSAKEGLLLWCQRKTAPYKNVNIQNFHISWKDGLGFCALIHRHRPELIDYGKLRKDDPMTNLNTAFDVAEKYLDIPKMLDAEDIISTLRPDEKAVMTYVSCYYHAFSGKQKAETAANRICKVLAVNQENEQLMEDYEKLASDLLEWIRRTIPWLENRAPENTMQAMQQKLEDFRDYRRLHKPPKVQEKCQLEINFNTLQTKLRLSNRPAFMPSEGKMVSDIANAWGSLEGAEKGYEEWLLNEIRRLERLDHLAEKFRQKAAIHEAWTDGKEEMLQHRDYETATLSEIKALLKKHEAFESDLAAHQDRVEQIAAIAQELNELDYYDSPSVNARCQKICDQWDALGAMTQKRSEALQRTEKLLETIDQLYLEFAKRAAPFNNWMEGAMEDLQDTFIVHTIEEIQGLSTAHEQFKATLPEADKERQAILGIHNEIAKIVQTYHVNMAGTNPYTTINPQEINTKWDKVRQLVPQRDQALIEEHARQQNNERLRRQFANQANVIGPWIQTKMEEIGRISIEMHGTLEDQLNHLRQYEKSIVNYKPKIDQLEGDHQLIQEALIFDNKHTNYTMEHIRVGWEQLLTTIARTINEIENQILTRDAKGITQEQLNEFRASFNHFDRKKTGFMDMDDFKKCLISLGHNMGEAEFARIMSIVDPNRLGVVTFQAFIDFMSRETADTDTADQVMASFKVLAGDKNYILADELRRELPPDQAEYCIARMAPYTGPDAVPGALDYMSFSTALYGESDL
- the actn1 gene encoding alpha-actinin-1 isoform X2, which codes for MDHYDDGDENCYMPQEDDWDRDLLLDPAWEKQQRKTFTAWCNSHLRKAGTQIENIEEDFRDGLKLMLLLEVISGERLAKPERGKMRVHKISNVNKALDFIASKGVKLVSIGAEEIVDGNAKMTLGMIWTIILRFAIQDISVEETSAKEGLLLWCQRKTAPYKNVNIQNFHISWKDGLGFCALIHRHRPELIDYGKLRKDDPMTNLNTAFDVAEKYLDIPKMLDAEDIISTLRPDEKAVMTYVSCYYHAFSGKQKAETAANRICKVLAVNQENEQLMEDYEKLASDLLEWIRRTIPWLENRAPENTMQAMQQKLEDFRDYRRLHKPPKVQEKCQLEINFNTLQTKLRLSNRPAFMPSEGKMVSDIANAWGSLEGAEKGYEEWLLNEIRRLERLDHLAEKFRQKAAIHEAWTDGKEEMLQHRDYETATLSEIKALLKKHEAFESDLAAHQDRVEQIAAIAQELNELDYYDSPSVNARCQKICDQWDALGAMTQKRSEALQRTEKLLETIDQLYLEFAKRAAPFNNWMEGAMEDLQDTFIVHTIEEIQGLSTAHEQFKATLPEADKERQAILGIHNEIAKIVQTYHVNMAGTNPYTTINPQEINTKWDKVRQLVPQRDQALIEEHARQQNNERLRRQFANQANVIGPWIQTKMEEIGRISIEMHGTLEDQLNHLRQYEKSIVNYKPKIDQLEGDHQLIQEALIFDNKHTNYTMEHIRVGWEQLLTTIARTINEIENQILTRDAKGITQEQLNEFRASFNHFDRDHSGTLGAEEFKACLISLGFDIANDPQGEAEFARIMSIVDPNRLGVVTFQAFIDFMSRETADTDTADQVMASFKVLAGDKNYILADELRRELPPDQAEYCIARMAPYTGPDAVPGALDYMSFSTALYGESDL
- the actn1 gene encoding alpha-actinin-1 isoform X1, whose translation is MDHYDDGDENCYMPQEDDWDRDLLLDPAWEKQQRKTFTAWCNSHLRKAGTQIENIEEDFRDGLKLMLLLEVISGERLAKPERGKMRVHKISNVNKALDFIASKGVKLVSIGAEEIVDGNAKMTLGMIWTIILRFAIQDISVEETSAKEGLLLWCQRKTAPYKNVNIQNFHISWKDGLGFCALIHRHRPELIDYGKLRKDDPMTNLNTAFDVAEKYLDIPKMLDAEDIVGTARPDEKAIMTYVSSFYHAFSGAQKAETAANRICKVLAVNQENEQLMEDYEKLASDLLEWIRRTIPWLENRAPENTMQAMQQKLEDFRDYRRLHKPPKVQEKCQLEINFNTLQTKLRLSNRPAFMPSEGKMVSDIANAWGSLEGAEKGYEEWLLNEIRRLERLDHLAEKFRQKAAIHEAWTDGKEEMLQHRDYETATLSEIKALLKKHEAFESDLAAHQDRVEQIAAIAQELNELDYYDSPSVNARCQKICDQWDALGAMTQKRSEALQRTEKLLETIDQLYLEFAKRAAPFNNWMEGAMEDLQDTFIVHTIEEIQGLSTAHEQFKATLPEADKERQAILGIHNEIAKIVQTYHVNMAGTNPYTTINPQEINTKWDKVRQLVPQRDQALIEEHARQQNNERLRRQFANQANVIGPWIQTKMEEIGRISIEMHGTLEDQLNHLRQYEKSIVNYKPKIDQLEGDHQLIQEALIFDNKHTNYTMEHIRVGWEQLLTTIARTINEIENQILTRDAKGITQEQLNEFRASFNHFDRDHSGTLGAEEFKACLISLGFDIANDPQGEAEFARIMSIVDPNRLGVVTFQAFIDFMSRETADTDTADQVMASFKVLAGDKNYILADELRRELPPDQAEYCIARMAPYTGPDAVPGALDYMSFSTALYGESDL